The following are from one region of the Vitis riparia cultivar Riparia Gloire de Montpellier isolate 1030 chromosome 9, EGFV_Vit.rip_1.0, whole genome shotgun sequence genome:
- the LOC117921797 gene encoding uncharacterized protein At2g29880-like, producing the protein MHREFSDLLKHTGFGWDAETNTVHALKETCQNYIRAHPNAKRFRSKGCPNYNLLGLIFNPSTATGALHYSSTQDPPNTDDEDEVDDNLEHGGVHVDVDTEIPDDLSQPEMAEKVTTRSGKRVTDSLLERRGKKESRLSQMGDALKAWVEASKARTETSRARIEALLARVDRYKSGTSSEATSGGTTDFSITRCMAALQTIELLDNDKYLKAVEKFTMPEWREIFMNMPDERKMAWLDRL; encoded by the exons ATGCACCGTGAGTTCTCTGATCTTTTAAAGCATACTGGATTTGGTTGGGATGCTGAAACTAACACAGTGCATGCTCTAAAGGAAACCTGCCAAAATTACATTCgg GCACACCCAAATGCAAAAAGATTCCGCTCAAAGGGATGCCCAAACTACAACTTGTTGGGATTGATCTTTAATCCATCAACAGCAACCGGTGCCCTCCACTACTCTTCCACCCAAGATCCACCAAACactgatgatgaagatgaggTGGATGACAATTTGGAACATGGTGGAGTGCATGTGGATGTAGATACTGAGATCCCTGATGATCTTTCACAACCAGAAATGGCAGAAAAAGTGACCACCCGTTCTGGAAAGCGTGTAACTGATTCTCTATTAGAGCGTAGAGGTAAGAAAGAATCCAGATTAAGTCAAATGGGAGATGCTTTAAAAGCTTGGGTTGAGGCATCAAAGGCTAGAACAGAAACATCTCGAGCTAGAATTGAGGCATTATTGGCTAGAGTGGACAGATATAAGAGTGGAACTAGTAGTGAAGCTACTAGTGGAGGTACCACTGATTTTAGCATAACAAGGTGCATGGCAGCCTTACAAACCATTGAATTGTTAGATaatgacaaatatttaaaagctgTTGAGAAATTCACAATGCCGGAGTGGAGAGAGATATTTATGAATATGCCTGATGAGAGGAAAATGGCATGGCTTGATAGACTTTAA